In a single window of the Lates calcarifer isolate ASB-BC8 linkage group LG1, TLL_Latcal_v3, whole genome shotgun sequence genome:
- the olig1 gene encoding oligodendrocyte transcription factor 1: protein MNVLSNPVIRAQEQSLPLCGPGSVQDLPHCPPGFNLSSRLNPAPMLGLQSGPRSSKPQRELSTEEQQELRRKINSRERKRMQDLNIAMDALREVMVPYASSPSSASSSQSHQPGAPPGRRLSKISTLVLARNYILLLGSSLQEMRRLLGEVSIGMGVNAGPVPRLLLTGGWPLISGSGQLLLTQESLLTSAAASSSSSSTSSSSAAKCPLLSAGSMEASLAPVQWSSAGGSGGPLCPCGVCRLPRFSHSTPVPRFPK, encoded by the coding sequence ATGAATGTGCTGTCAAACCCAGTGATCAGGGCCCAGGAGCAGTCTCTACCTCTTTGTGGCCCCGGGTCTGTCCAGGACTTACCCCACTGCCCTCCAGGGTTCAACCTGAGCTCCCGCCTCAATCCTGCACCAATGCTTGGCCTCCAGAGTGGCCCAAGGTCATCCAAACCTCAGAGGGAACTGAGTactgaggagcagcaggagctcaGGAGGAAGATCAATAGCAGGGAGAGGAAGCGGATGCAGGACTTGAACATTGCCATGGATGCTCTCAGAGAGGTCATGGTGCCTTATGCCTCCTCACCTTCTtccgcctcctcctctcagtccCACCAACCCGGAGCTCCTCCGGGCCGCAGGCTCTCTAAGATCTCCACTCTGGTCCTGGCCAGGAACTACATCCTCCTCCTGGGTTCGTCTCTGCAGGAGATGCGGCGGTTGCTGGGGGAGGTGAGCATTGGGATGGGGGTGAACGCGGGGCCGGTCCCCcggctgctgctcactggaggGTGGCCCCTCATCTCCGGCTCTGGTCAGCTCCTCCTCACCCAGGAATCCCTCCTcacctcagcagcagcctccagctcctcctcctccacttcatcGTCCTCTGCAGCTAAATGTCCCCTGCTGTCTGCAGGCTCCATGGAAGCCTCGCTGGCCCCAGTGCAGTGGAGCTCTGCAGGGGGCTCAGGAGGTCCCCTGTGCCCTTGTGGAGTCTGCAGACTGCCCAGATTCAGCCATTCTACCCCAGTTCCCAGATTCCCAAAGTGA